TAATACTTAACCCCTTCAATCCTATTGCCGTTGCTATAGCCAATGGAGCCACATTTGTAGCACGGGCTTTTGTGGGAGATATGCAAAACACGAAAGAAATTATTAAAAAAGCTATTAGACATAATGGCTATGCTCTAATTGATTTGTTCCAACCATGTGTGACGTTCAATAAAATAAACACTTACGCCTGGTTTAATGAACATACTTACAAATTAGGGGAAGATTACGATCCATCAGATAAAATGCAAGCTCTACAAATAGCTTTCCAAGAGGACAAAATTCCTTTAGGTATAATATATGAAGAAAAGGGAAAACCAACTTTTGAAGAGCAATTGACTATTTATAAGCAAAACAAAGATCCACTTTTTAAAAGAAGCATAGATTTAAACAAATTAGAAAGTTTCATAAACTCAATGAGATAAGAGGTGATACCATGGCATTGAAAGTTGGAGACGCGGCTCCCAATTTTAAATTGAAAGATCAAAATGGTGATGAAATTTCTTTATCTGGCTTTAAAGGAAAAAAGGTTCTGCTTTCCTTCCACCCTCTAGCTTGGACTGGGGTTTGCGAAACACAGATGAAAAACTTAGATTTAAAATACAACGAATTAGAAAAACTCAACGTTGTACCTTTAGGAATCAGTGTTGATTCATCACCTTCAAAAAAAGCATGGGCTCAAAGTATGAAAATCAACAAACTTAAACTTTTGTCAGATTTTTGGCCCCATGGAGAAGTTGCTAGAAAATATGGTATATTCGATGAAGAAAACGGTTTTTCCAAAAGAGCGAATTTTTTAATCGACGAAGAAGGAAAAATTGAATTTGTAAAAGTT
The window above is part of the Petrotoga mexicana DSM 14811 genome. Proteins encoded here:
- a CDS encoding peroxiredoxin, which gives rise to MALKVGDAAPNFKLKDQNGDEISLSGFKGKKVLLSFHPLAWTGVCETQMKNLDLKYNELEKLNVVPLGISVDSSPSKKAWAQSMKINKLKLLSDFWPHGEVARKYGIFDEENGFSKRANFLIDEEGKIEFVKVYELRDQPDLNEIMNSIKR